The Cryptococcus deuterogattii R265 chromosome 6, complete sequence genomic sequence AGCTATCGATATTTATCTCCGTGTCAACGATGATCCCAGTATCATCGAAGAAAAGCTTAGTGCGTTCGTCTCACTAACATTCTCAAAGAACTAACTAACACCAATacttttttatttttatctAAATTATAGCCCCCGAACAAGAAGCTGAACGCAAAAAGGCTGCTAAAAAGGCCCAAAAAGCCGAACAAAAAGCCAAAAAGGCTGCTGCCGCCTCTGgcgagaaaaaggaggaagctcCTCTCCCTGATGATGACCCTGACGGGCAAAAGTTGCTCAAGAGTGAGACATTGTTGGATGACGCATTAAAGCTCTGGAAGCCATTGGAGGCGAAGCAGGGTGAGAGGGTTGAAGTATGGTTGGCTGGTTACGAGATTTAcatgaggaagagtgagTTGATTTTCTCCCCCTTGATTACATGGCTGTTTTATTTGCTGGTTCCATTGGCAATTTTAAGAAGTAAGCTGATAAAGGGGATTGGAAAATAGAAATGTTCCTCGCCGCTCTCCgatgtcttcttcaagcccaagcactctctccttccaaccCCACCCTCCATGCCCAGATCCTGGCTCTCAACCGCCTcgcatcttctctcccagcCGACGTACCCGAGCCTGTTGTATCCACCATCAAACACTCCTTACCTACCCTTTTGCCCGCCGGCAAGTCCCCGGAGGCCTTCAACACAGAGTACTTTGAGGCAAGAAAGGCCGCCAGTGATGCCAAGGGTCTTTTGGGCGCTGCCAAGGGAAGATTGGAAGTGGTTCCcgaggatgtggatggcGCTGTCAACATTCTTCGTTCTCTCATTTCTGTCCAGGCTGACGTCAAGACATTGCAAGAGGCGCTCACATTTGCAGAGGCTAAAGCCGGTACTGAGAAGACTGAAGAGTTGAGACGGGTGTTTGTGGAAAAGGTACCTTTGGCATGGGTTTTGAAGGgacaagaggaaaggaagaagaggaaggaagaattgCTCGAGGCGGCTcagggggaggaggggaaggcgGACGTTTAAGCCGTTTACTGGCGAGatatggaaggaagatatAGATGATCCAAAAAGGGCGCGTTAACAGCATTATGGATGCATGGCATAGTTATTAATTATGGATATATGCTTGCGCTAATTTATGATGCGATTTTTTGTGTCAGTGTCGACGGACTGATTTTATGCAGAGTCAACCCATTCGATAGCACCAGCGATGGCGACCGTAGTTGGCAGACGGCCTGGTGTGGGTGATAACACGGTATACTTGCGAGCGAATGTATCTATGGCAGTGCTATATGTTGGGTCAGCATAAGAGATGCAAAAAGGGGGTTTGATAGACTCACATGACGATGAATCCCAACACTTCCCTTGTcccaatctcttccctGAACGGTACTTCTTCCTGATCATCCtcgccttcaccttcaacttctccctcagcttctccttcgccaTCGCCATCGCCCTCGCCCTCCCCTTGTCCTattttctctccctcaccatcttcttgtttagcctctccatccttctcgttcttttcttccttcacttcctctttcacttctGGTTCCTTCGCCGACGCAATCCTATCCTCAGGCTTGACATCTACCAACGCCAAGACCCTATTCAACAGCCTTACCACATGTCCGGGTCCACTGGGATCCACCCTAGTCAATCTTAAAGGTGACAGTACCTTACTGGAACCAAGCGGCAGGGCGGACGACGGGGCCGAGTTTTCTTCTCCGACACGAAGGACAACAAGCCTGCTCCATGGAATCTGGAATGAGTATGGCGATAACTCGAAATCGAGAgacaccatcttccctACGAGGCTGGAGATTTGTGGCGGGAGTGGCGGTTCACCATAAAAATAGGTTCGGActtggaagagatgagcaGTCTCGCGATCGTGATCATCAAGGTCGACAGCGCCGCCTGATTTGGGGATACGGATCACGTTGAGTTGCCGTGATTGTACTAGAGGAAGACGGGAGAGATCGATATGTAGCTTTTCGTGGCcaatgacgatgatggtgtCAATATCAAACGCCTGGATAGCATGACTGACCAAAGTATATCGAGCTTTAGGGTCGTCTTTCTTGGTGCCGAGAGTGGGGACCGTGAATGCGGCAGGGGTATCGAGGAAGAGGCCAGAGATGCTGGCTGCAAAATCATGTTTATGAGATTCCTTTTCAAGTTATCCAAAGGTGACACATACCGTTCCTGTCCTTTTCGCATCTCATTCGCCAAGCTTCTGCCATGTGCTCAACCAGAACCCGCCATACTTCGGCATTCTTGTTTGTCGGTTCAAGAGCTCCAAGCCACCAACTGGCCGTTTCTACATCTCCGGAGACAGTATTGGCCGCAGTAGAAGCAGGCGGTGAGCCCAAGGGATGGGCCAAATGATGGGTGGGGATCGGATGTGATGGTGTCGAGATGGACAAACTTCCCGGGATGAGGTTAGGAGGCTGTTGTCGAAGATGAGCTTCATTTCATTATCTCATTTCCCTCTATAAACTTACACTTGACGGATCCAGGCCAATCACACCAGGTGTCCAGCCCATACCGGTCCCTAAGGCCAAATTGACTAAGTTCTTCATGACTGTTGTCTTTCCTGAACTTTGAGGGCCCATGATCATCACCCGAGGCCCCCGCTGCTCCAATCCTCGCTTTGACAGTATCCGCTGGCGCTCCATTGCCAAATGGAGATTCAGCAGCTGCGGTTGAAcggtggatgtggatgtatATTGGGATGCCGGGAGGTTTGTCACCTGTACTCTGGCAGTAGTTGGGGCATAGAGGGCGGATTTTGTGTGCCGGTAGATCGGATACCAGGCCGAAGGAGTAAGTTCTTGGGAGTTGATAAAAACTGAAtcggaagagagagtcTGCATCACCAGTCAGTTTATGGATGAGTAGAGTCACGTCATGACAAAAGTGACGTTTCGAATGAGGCGACAGCGGAGAGCTTTGATGATTTGCACTTTGGACTAAGCCATATCACAAGATCACCGGTCATAACATGGAGCAAACGAGCTTGCAAGGTCCAGGAAGCGGACAATAAAGCTCAGATGGCATAACAATTATACTACATGAACAACAATTCGTAATAAAAACAATTGACACCAAGGCAATcagagaaggacgagagggCGGGACGTATCTTCATCAGCTTGCTTCAGGATGAAAGCAGAAAAGCTACACTCACGGAGAGATAGTTTCTTTAAACACTATGGTGCATACATAATGCTTATCATATAGCTGAATGGAGGACTCACTCTTAGTGCAATgttttcttctgcttcgAGTTCAAATCTCCATTCTGATCCGGCTTCGAGGTCGATATTTGTGAGTTCAGTAGTTTGTTGTTCAGCCATTATGCTTATACTGTATGCGTATGTTCTATTTATGCGGGCTACAAGATAGTATGAAGTGGAGAGGCAAGATGCAAAGCAGTGGAAAAACTAGAAAAGCAAGCGAAAACCATAGCGAAAGAGAACGTCGGGAGGGCCTCAATCTTGATGTTTACGTAATAGATGTGTCGAAAAGCCATGTCCGTCCCTTCGGGCCAAGCCGGTGTAATTGATGGcaggagggcgaggagtGATCGATCGATGAGCTGCAGTAGTATAATGATCAGTGTTGCTGTATGTCTTTTTGAATCGTACTTGATATATCCCATACGCCATGCCAGGCCAACGCTTAGCAACAAAACGCCTCAGTGCGATCATCTCTTTAATCGTCCAACGTTAACTAACTCCTTCTCAGTGAAGGAACTTGGTGATATTGAAAACAAGGGTACGCCTCCAGGTATATCTCTTTTGAGCGCAGATAGcatggaagaatggatCTTCACTATCGCGGTACTTGGCGATGAGACAATTTACAAAGCAGGTTCCAATATGTAAACCAAAACTAGTGTAGACCGCTGACAGGGCCATGTAGGGCGAGCAATTCGCTCTCAGAATTAAGTTTGAAGATCGGTATCCTATAGAGGTGCCACAAGTATGTCATGAAGTGTCAGACCCAAATATGTTACGCCGTTGCTGAAAAGGTTCATAATAGGTAACCTTTGTGGTAAATGATATATGGCAAGCGCCTATTCATCCTCATATATATTCGAACGGGCACATCTGTGCTTCCATATTAGGTAACGACTGGTCCCCAGGTAAGCCATATTCCCCTTGTTTTATGCTGCAAAGACTCAATCCATCCCTTATCCAGTCCTGAATGCCGTTTCAATCTGCATCACCATGCAATCCATGCTCGCATCGAACAAGTCCAAAGTCAGGTAAGCTGGCTTTGAATGATTCAGGGCTTTTCCTGGGCTAACTATGTATCACAGACCCGAAGGGGATCAACGATATGTGAGGAATGCTCCTGCAAACCCAAAGCTTACATCATGGAAatatgacgatgatgtatGTTAGAACTACATATACTGAAACTGAGGACTGACTACCTTCATACAGACTGTATAACCCTGATACATCGCCTATTAGTTGTTTACTAAACGGACATGTTGTACTTTCAATCTGTTCTATATCAAATAGATGCAAATATACTCCCGTAACTTCTCGCGGACTACTACTCACAGGCTGTATGAATGATTATTCTTTTGCATCTCGTACATATACAAAACCGCAAACGAATCCTACAGGCTCTCCATCTCAATATGCTCTAATATCTGTCCCAAATCCATCTATCCAACTTGCCCACCTCTTGCTAAGCTACCCAATCGCGCCAATGAGTCTTCAGCTACTTCAGCTGCAGAAGCGATGGCAGGCGATGAGCAAATCTACGTCAGCGTCTATACCTTTTTAAATCCTTCAACCCATCCTAGCTCCAGCCATTGGTCACCTAGACTTTCAAGAGACATCTGGCAACAAAATGACCAAAcaaccttccttcccttctgGGACCTTGCGTCTCAAAATGCCAAACCACTTTGCTTCAGACTCTCGCGCATTgactcaccttcttcaataGCATCAGATTGTGCAACCTATCCGACATGACGATTACTCCGTCAGCCATCGTCTTGTTTAGATGAAATTAAAGACGCACATTTTTGAGCACAGTCTTCTTGGACGATTCTTGTATTTCACCAGCAATGATAAGTTCGTCAAGGACAGCATAGGCTTTCTGAAAGTTGAAGATTAAATCCAATTCACACACCTACGCCCGCAAAAACCTAGCGTTAGCCAACGGCAGAGGTGCTTATGATTCTAAAGTACGAATCGGGGCGCAGAATGAACGTACATTACCGAAATATCGGTCCAAGACTTCCACGTAACGATGTATAATTTCCAAAGTGATCAACTCGTTGTCACCCGGTGAAATAGAGGTGATGAAAAATAAGCTCGCATAGCGTCTGTAGATAACTTTGGTGTCTGCATGTATATTGATCAGCGATTTGGCCCACTTCGTTTGTTTCCCTTtatcttctcatctccacccCGTCGCAAAATATTGAGGAACTTGTCCCTTGGCCCCGAAAGGGATAAAGAATTCTTAGAGAAGTCTACTGCCTGCTCACCTTTGTATTCCAAAAAGTTACACATCCTCGTTCGCCTAGCAAGTACAAGCTGAGTGACATCCTTCACAATCTTATTCTTCGTCTTGGCTGGAAGGGTTTGGAACCACTTTGCAAGTCTTACTTTCCCTAGTGTAATAAGATAGTTAGTTATAAAGACCATACAGCACTCGCATGAAAGCAGAAGGACAGACCCTGTCGGGAGACGAGCATGACATAGTTAAGCATTTTGCTGGAGTGGGATTGCCTTGATGTCGTTCAATGTTAATTGCTATAGCAGCCAGGAGATTTTCTGCGACTGTGATGACCTTGAGAATCTATGGCGTTGGTCTAGAGTATTGATGTTTGTTTATAGATACGAAAGGTGATATTCACAGGTTTGTAATAGGAAAGTTGTTTACTATCGCTATTATGGACAACGAAACGATCTCTCCTGATGACAGCGGGCGCGTTCTGGCCCGTTGCGTTGTTGGTATGGCCAAGTATTACGTAACGTATCTTCCTTGCTCACATAGTACTCGTACATGGTGCGCTCAAAATACTTCAGAACTTTGCAGGAAAATCAAAAGATGCTATGCATGACCCTGAGATATAAACGAGTGTTATATATCGATCGTAATGTCCGTCCAAAAGATTCTGACTGGTATCGTGATTCGAGCAtacaaaaaagatgatAACAAACCACACACAATAGAGGTCCAGGCtaacttccttcttccatcttccatttccctaACCCCTCCGAACGTCTCAGACGTATATCTTATTCAATTTCCCCTCAACGGTAAGAGCTCTTCTCCGGCACAGCCGGATTTTGCACAGCGTAATCACCAGCTGAATAACTTGGTGGCCTGTTACTTGACCCATTCACATCCAACAAATCATCCCCATACCcctctgctgctgcatTCGTACTTCCATACCCGCTACCGCTCGGTACCACCATAGGTTGTCCTATGATTTCATTTCTCGCATTACTGATTGGTGATGTCGTTGAGATGGGAGAAGCCAAAAGAGTTGAAGTATTCTGGTTCACTAAGTGTTGCGGTCGAGGTTCTTGGATCCCTCCACTTCCTAATGAGCTCTGCGCTTGCTGCTGTGGTGGGTAAGTAGAACTTGACGCAAACGTCTGTCCGGTATAATCTCGCGCATGCCTGCCCATACCTGACGTAGCAGCCATCCCGATAGCTCCGAGCCCATCATCGTACGCATCATAAGGATCCGCTTGATTCACACGAGGTCCAGGATCGTACGATTCTGATGATCCTGCCGTGACATAATCGTAAGGGTTGGGATTTGAAGATTGCATTGGTTGGGTGATAGGGACTGATTGAGGAGGGGATCGTGTAGGTGCAGGCATTACCACAGGCGTGGGGGTAGCAGAATACGTGGCGCGAGTGGGCGAGACGTAAGGTTCATTGTTGTAGGTTGTCTGGGCGTAGGGATCGTAAGAGgtttgttgctgttgagaaACATAGGGGTCATTGTAGTCTATTGGCACATTTTGTCAGCGTAcgggatgatgaggaggctgagGTTTACCACATACTTTGGTTACTTCCATACTGATTCTGATCCGCGTAGTTTTGTCCATACTGCCCGCTCTGCTCATTATATTGATGCTCACCATAGTAACCTTGGCCATAACCTTGTTGTGGTAGTTGGTGCTGGGTTAAAGTGGGCACGGGTGGAACATCAACACCTGCTCCTCCCGCGCCGATACCAACAAAGTCCCCTGCACTAGTCGCGTCTGATAATCTCCTAGCAGCCCTTGGCGGTGCTTGGATGTTTTGCAAAGTCTGATACCCTTTAGGCTGACCCCATGCGAATGCGCCTGGTTGCTGCGAGTACTCGTTGACCGGTGTTCTGttgttcctcctcccatACCCTACTCCAACACCTTGTACCACACTCCCATTCCTCGCCAAATTTTGTTGATCTCGCTGGGGCTCAATGAGATatttgtcttcttcttcgtccttgaGGGGAGTGAGTTCCTGGAAACTGGGAAGACCTTGCTCTTGGGCTTGCTTTCTCTGACGTTCATTGTCA encodes the following:
- a CDS encoding mRNA cleavage and polyadenylation factor Clp1, whose protein sequence is MQTLSSDSVFINSQELTPSAWYPIYRHTKSALYAPTTARVQVTNLPASQYTSTSTVQPQLLNLHLAMERQRILSKRGLEQRGPRVMIMGPQSSGKTTVMKNLVNLALGTGMGWTPGVIGLDPSSPPNLIPGSLSISTPSHPIPTHHLAHPLGSPPASTAANTVSGDVETASWWLGALEPTNKNAEVWRVLVEHMAEAWRMRCEKDRNASISGLFLDTPAAFTVPTLGTKKDDPKARYTLVSHAIQAFDIDTIIVIGHEKLHIDLSRLPLVQSRQLNVIRIPKSGGAVDLDDHDRETAHLFQVRTYFYGEPPLPPQISSLVGKMVSLDFELSPYSFQIPWSRLVVLRVGEENSAPSSALPLGSSKVLSPLRLTRVDPSGPGHVVRLLNRVLALVDVKPEDRIASAKEPEVKEEVKEEKNEKDGEAKQEDGEGEKIGQGEGEGDGDGEGEAEGEVEGEGEDDQEEVPFREEIGTREVLGFIVITAIDTFARKYTVLSPTPGRLPTTVAIAGAIEWVDSA
- a CDS encoding ubiquitin-conjugating enzyme E2 W, whose translation is MPGQRLATKRLMKELGDIENKGTPPGISLLSADSMEEWIFTIAVLGDETIYKGEQFALRIKFEDRYPIEVPQVTFVVNDIWQAPIHPHIYSNGHICASILGNDWSPVLNAVSICITMQSMLASNKSKVRPEGDQRYVRNAPANPKLTSWKYDDDTV
- a CDS encoding clathrin assembly protein produces the protein MLNYVMLVSRQGKVRLAKWFQTLPAKTKNKIVKDVTQLVLARRTRMCNFLEYKDTKVIYRRYASLFFITSISPGDNELITLEIIHRYVEVLDRYFGNVCELDLIFNFQKAYAVLDELIIAGEIQESSKKTVLKNVAQSDAIEEAEVAEDSLARLGSLARGGQVG